A genome region from Paradevosia shaoguanensis includes the following:
- the secE gene encoding preprotein translocase subunit SecE yields MARTNPITFLQQVRSEVSKVVWPSRNEVLISTAMVLVLVALASIFFLVADMIIAWGVQWMLSIR; encoded by the coding sequence ATGGCACGCACCAATCCCATCACGTTTCTCCAGCAGGTGCGTAGCGAAGTCAGCAAGGTCGTATGGCCGAGCCGGAACGAAGTTCTGATCTCGACCGCGATGGTGCTGGTGCTGGTGGCGCTGGCGAGCATCTTCTTCCTGGTCGCCGACATGATCATCGCCTGGGGCGTCCAGTGGATGTTGTCGATCCGCTGA
- the rplJ gene encoding 50S ribosomal protein L10, producing the protein MERAEKRVVVESLQAAFAGAGSIVVAQNSGLTVADFENLRKQVRDVGGKVKVAKNRLAKLALKETDTADISSLFTGPTIVAYAEDPMAAPKIAAKFAEKNQKFVILGGAMGATALDVENVKALATMPSLDQLRATLAGMLKQPGTRIASVVQAPGGQIARVLAAYADKSAA; encoded by the coding sequence ATGGAAAGAGCGGAAAAGCGCGTTGTCGTCGAATCGCTCCAGGCAGCTTTTGCTGGCGCTGGGTCGATCGTCGTTGCGCAGAATTCCGGCCTTACCGTTGCTGACTTCGAAAACCTGCGCAAGCAGGTTCGCGATGTCGGTGGCAAGGTCAAGGTCGCAAAGAACCGTCTTGCCAAGCTCGCTCTGAAGGAAACCGATACTGCGGACATCTCGAGCCTGTTTACGGGCCCGACGATCGTCGCCTATGCGGAAGACCCGATGGCTGCGCCCAAGATCGCAGCCAAGTTCGCCGAGAAGAACCAGAAGTTCGTCATTCTCGGTGGCGCCATGGGTGCAACCGCCCTCGACGTGGAAAACGTCAAGGCCCTGGCTACGATGCCTTCGCTCGATCAACTGCGCGCTACGCTCGCCGGCATGCTCAAGCAGCCGGGTACCCGTATCGCGTCGGTCGTTCAGGCGCCTGGCGGACAGATTGCCCGCGTGTTGGCCGCTTATGCGGACAAGAGCGCAGCATAA
- the rpoB gene encoding DNA-directed RNA polymerase subunit beta, producing the protein MATTFNGRRKVRKTFGRIREVTEMPNLIEVQKASYDQFLMVDEPKGGRNEEGLQAVFKSVFPITDFSNTASLEFVKYEFEQPKYDVDECRQRDMTFAAPLKVTLRLIVFEVDEETGARSVKDIKEQDVYMGDMPFMTSNGTFIVNGTERVIVSQMHRSPGVFFDHDKGKTHSSGKLLFAGRIIPYRGSWLDIEFDAKDIVYARIDRRRKIPVTSLLKALGMDAEEILATYYNTLNYEKTKTGWQVPYDWEKMKNAKPTHDLIDAKTGDVVHEGGKKLSARQAKKLAENGLTHLLAVDEDLYGTYVAEDLINFQTGEVYVEAGDEIDEKLLNKLKELGFDALPILDIDHVNIGAYIRNTLAVDKNESREDALFDIYRVMRPGEPPTVETAEAMFNSLFFDSERYDLSAVGRVKMNMRLDLDVDDSVRILRKDDIVEVVRTLVNLRDGRGEIDDIDNLGNRRVRSVGELMENHYRLGLLRMERAIKERMSSVEIDTVMPQDLINAKPAAAAVREFFGSSQLSQFMDQTNPLSEITHKRRLSALGPGGLTRERAGFEVRDVHPTHYGRICPIETPEGPNIGLINSLATFARVNKYGFIETPYRKIVDGKVTEEVVYLSAMEEAKHYVAQANANLNGKGEFADDLVLARHAGDNGLTPKELIDLMDVSPKQIVSVAAALIPFLENDDANRALMGSNMQRQAVPLLRAEAPFVGTGMEPVVARDSGAAIVAKRKGIVDQVDATRIVIRATEETDASKSGVDIYNLMKFQRSNQSTCINQRPLVVVGDHVEAGDIVADGPSTDLGDLALGRNVLVAFMPWNGYNFEDSILLSEKIAMQDVFTSIHIEEYEVMARDTKLGPEEITRDIPNVSEEALKNLDEAGIVHIGADVGPGDILVGKITPKGESPMTPEEKLLRAIFGEKASDVRDTSLRVPPGDAGTVVEVRVFNRHGIDKDERAMAIEREEIERLAKDRDDEQSILDRNVYARLKEMLFGKAATAGPKGYVVGTKLNDQMFEAQPRSKWWQFAVEDDKVMTEMEALHAQYEESRRMLEQRFIDKVDKLQRGDELPPGVMKMVKVFVATKRKIQPGDKMAGRHGNKGVVSKITPLEDMPYLEDGTPVDIVLNPLGVPSRMNVGQILETHLGWACAGVGKKIDEMVRIYQQNGDLKPLKLEIGQLFEGDDYVAGLDDDSMVRLGEHLSKGVHIATPVFDGAKEANIVEMLERAGLKSSGQSTVFDGRTGEQFDRQVTVGYIYMLKLHHLVDDKIHARSIGPYSLVTQQPLGGKAQFGGQRFGEMEVWALEAYGAAYTLQEMLTIKSDDVAGRTKVYEAIVRGDDTFEAGIPESFNVLVKEIRSLGLNVELDTAEAADDQQAEAELEPPQAAAE; encoded by the coding sequence ATGGCTACCACGTTCAACGGCCGCCGTAAGGTACGCAAGACTTTCGGCCGCATTCGCGAAGTCACGGAGATGCCGAACCTGATCGAGGTCCAAAAGGCCTCCTACGATCAGTTCCTCATGGTCGACGAGCCCAAGGGCGGTCGCAATGAGGAAGGACTTCAGGCTGTCTTCAAGTCGGTTTTCCCGATCACGGACTTTTCCAATACCGCTTCCCTCGAATTCGTGAAGTACGAGTTCGAGCAGCCCAAGTATGACGTCGACGAGTGCCGGCAGCGCGATATGACCTTCGCCGCGCCGCTCAAGGTGACGCTGCGGCTGATCGTGTTCGAAGTGGACGAAGAAACCGGCGCCCGCTCCGTCAAGGACATCAAGGAGCAGGACGTCTATATGGGCGACATGCCCTTCATGACTTCCAACGGTACGTTCATCGTGAACGGCACCGAGCGCGTCATCGTATCGCAGATGCACCGTTCGCCCGGCGTGTTCTTCGACCACGACAAGGGCAAGACCCACTCCTCGGGCAAGCTGCTGTTTGCCGGCCGCATCATTCCCTACCGCGGCTCGTGGCTCGACATCGAGTTCGACGCCAAGGACATCGTCTATGCGCGTATCGACCGTCGCCGCAAGATTCCGGTGACCTCGCTGCTCAAGGCGCTCGGCATGGATGCCGAGGAAATCCTTGCGACCTATTACAACACGCTGAACTACGAGAAGACCAAGACCGGCTGGCAGGTTCCCTACGACTGGGAAAAGATGAAGAATGCCAAGCCGACCCATGACCTGATCGACGCCAAGACCGGCGACGTGGTCCATGAGGGCGGCAAGAAGCTCTCGGCCCGCCAGGCCAAGAAGCTCGCCGAGAACGGCCTGACCCACCTGCTGGCTGTCGATGAAGACCTCTACGGCACCTATGTCGCCGAAGACCTCATCAACTTCCAGACCGGTGAAGTCTATGTCGAAGCCGGCGACGAGATCGACGAGAAGCTGCTCAACAAGCTCAAGGAACTGGGCTTCGACGCGCTGCCGATCCTCGATATCGACCACGTCAATATCGGCGCCTACATCCGCAACACGCTTGCCGTGGACAAGAACGAGTCGCGTGAAGACGCGCTCTTCGACATCTATCGCGTGATGCGTCCGGGCGAGCCGCCGACGGTCGAGACCGCCGAAGCCATGTTCAACTCGCTGTTCTTCGACAGCGAGCGCTATGACCTGTCGGCCGTCGGCCGCGTCAAGATGAACATGCGCCTCGACCTCGACGTCGATGACTCGGTCCGCATCCTGCGCAAGGACGACATCGTTGAAGTCGTCCGTACGCTGGTGAACCTGCGTGACGGCCGTGGCGAAATCGACGACATCGACAACCTCGGCAACCGTCGCGTGCGTTCGGTCGGCGAGCTGATGGAGAACCATTACCGTCTTGGCCTGCTCCGCATGGAGCGCGCGATCAAGGAGCGCATGTCGTCTGTCGAAATCGACACCGTCATGCCGCAGGACCTGATCAACGCCAAGCCGGCTGCCGCCGCTGTCCGCGAGTTCTTCGGCTCGTCCCAGCTGTCGCAGTTCATGGACCAGACCAACCCGCTCTCGGAAATCACCCACAAGCGCCGTTTGTCGGCTCTTGGGCCTGGTGGTCTCACCCGTGAGCGCGCCGGCTTCGAAGTCCGTGACGTGCATCCGACCCATTATGGCCGTATCTGCCCGATCGAGACGCCGGAAGGCCCGAATATCGGTCTGATCAACTCGCTGGCCACGTTCGCCCGCGTCAACAAGTACGGCTTCATCGAGACGCCGTACCGCAAGATCGTGGACGGCAAGGTCACCGAAGAGGTGGTCTACCTCTCGGCCATGGAAGAGGCCAAGCACTACGTCGCACAGGCTAACGCGAACCTGAACGGGAAGGGCGAATTCGCCGACGATCTCGTGCTGGCCCGCCATGCCGGCGACAACGGCCTGACTCCCAAGGAACTGATCGACCTGATGGACGTGTCGCCCAAGCAGATCGTTTCGGTCGCCGCGGCGCTCATCCCGTTCCTCGAGAACGACGACGCCAACCGCGCGCTCATGGGCTCGAACATGCAGCGTCAGGCCGTGCCGCTGCTGCGTGCGGAAGCTCCGTTCGTGGGCACGGGCATGGAGCCGGTCGTGGCCCGTGACTCGGGCGCCGCGATCGTCGCCAAGCGCAAGGGCATCGTGGACCAGGTGGATGCGACCCGTATCGTTATCCGCGCCACCGAAGAGACGGACGCGTCCAAGTCGGGCGTGGACATCTACAACCTGATGAAGTTCCAGCGTTCGAACCAGTCGACCTGCATCAACCAGCGTCCGCTGGTGGTGGTGGGCGACCACGTCGAAGCCGGCGACATCGTTGCGGATGGTCCCTCGACCGACCTCGGCGATCTCGCTCTCGGCCGCAACGTGCTCGTCGCGTTCATGCCGTGGAACGGCTACAACTTCGAAGACTCGATCCTCCTGAGCGAAAAGATCGCGATGCAGGACGTCTTCACCTCGATTCACATCGAGGAATACGAAGTGATGGCCCGCGACACCAAGCTCGGCCCCGAGGAAATCACGCGCGACATTCCGAACGTTTCGGAAGAAGCGCTCAAGAACCTCGACGAAGCCGGTATCGTCCATATCGGTGCCGATGTCGGCCCGGGCGATATCCTGGTCGGCAAGATCACGCCGAAGGGCGAAAGCCCGATGACGCCGGAAGAGAAGCTCCTCCGCGCCATCTTCGGCGAGAAGGCTTCGGACGTTCGCGATACCTCGCTCCGCGTGCCACCGGGCGATGCTGGTACTGTCGTTGAAGTGCGCGTGTTCAACCGCCACGGCATCGACAAGGACGAGCGCGCCATGGCTATCGAGCGCGAGGAAATCGAGCGCCTGGCCAAGGACCGCGACGACGAGCAGTCGATCCTGGACCGCAACGTCTATGCGCGTCTGAAGGAAATGCTGTTCGGCAAGGCGGCTACGGCTGGCCCGAAGGGCTATGTCGTGGGCACCAAGCTCAATGACCAGATGTTCGAGGCTCAGCCTCGTTCCAAGTGGTGGCAGTTCGCGGTCGAAGACGACAAGGTCATGACCGAGATGGAAGCTCTTCATGCGCAGTATGAAGAGAGCCGCCGGATGCTCGAGCAGCGCTTCATCGACAAGGTGGACAAGCTGCAGCGCGGTGACGAACTTCCGCCGGGCGTGATGAAGATGGTCAAGGTCTTCGTCGCGACCAAGCGCAAGATCCAGCCGGGCGACAAGATGGCCGGCCGTCACGGCAACAAGGGCGTGGTGTCCAAGATCACTCCGCTCGAAGACATGCCGTACCTGGAAGACGGCACGCCCGTCGACATCGTGCTGAACCCGCTCGGTGTGCCATCCCGCATGAACGTGGGCCAGATTCTGGAAACCCACCTCGGCTGGGCTTGCGCCGGCGTCGGCAAGAAGATCGACGAGATGGTCCGCATCTATCAGCAGAACGGCGATCTGAAGCCGCTCAAGCTGGAGATCGGCCAGCTCTTCGAAGGTGACGACTATGTCGCCGGCCTCGATGACGACAGCATGGTTCGCCTGGGTGAACACCTCTCCAAGGGTGTCCATATCGCTACCCCGGTGTTCGATGGCGCCAAGGAAGCCAACATCGTCGAAATGCTCGAAAGGGCAGGGCTCAAGTCCTCCGGCCAGTCGACCGTCTTTGACGGCCGTACCGGCGAGCAGTTCGACCGTCAGGTGACCGTGGGCTACATCTACATGCTCAAGCTGCATCACCTGGTGGACGACAAGATCCACGCCCGTTCGATCGGCCCCTACTCGCTCGTTACCCAGCAGCCGCTGGGCGGCAAGGCGCAGTTCGGTGGTCAGCGCTTCGGCGAAATGGAAGTGTGGGCGCTCGAAGCTTACGGCGCGGCGTACACCCTCCAGGAAATGCTGACGATCAAGTCGGACGACGTGGCCGGCCGTACCAAGGTCTACGAGGCCATCGTGCGCGGCGACGACACCTTCGAAGCGGGCATTCCGGAAAGCTTCAACGTGCTGGTCAAGGAAATCCGGTCGCTCGGGCTCAATGTCGAGCTCGATACGGCCGAAGCTGCCGACGACCAGCAGGCCGAAGCGGAGCTGGAGCCTCCTCAGGCCGCGGCGGAATAA
- a CDS encoding NUDIX domain-containing protein, with product MMLTSSGILLYRRVAGSVEVLLLHHGGPFWARKDEGAWTIPKGLQEPGEEPLAAARREFEEETGHAVEGPFIELGTFRQNASKTVAVWAAEGAFDVADLKSNMFELEWPPRSGRRQQFPEADRAGWFSPEAAIPKLAKGQAPIIGALLERLGEKPI from the coding sequence ATCATGCTCACCAGCAGCGGGATATTGCTCTATCGGCGGGTGGCGGGATCGGTGGAGGTCCTGCTGTTGCACCATGGCGGGCCTTTCTGGGCACGCAAGGACGAGGGCGCCTGGACCATCCCCAAGGGGTTGCAAGAGCCTGGCGAGGAACCGCTGGCTGCGGCGCGTCGGGAGTTCGAGGAAGAGACCGGGCACGCCGTCGAGGGGCCGTTCATCGAGCTCGGGACGTTCAGGCAGAATGCGAGCAAGACCGTTGCGGTGTGGGCGGCCGAGGGCGCGTTCGACGTCGCGGACCTGAAGAGCAACATGTTCGAACTGGAATGGCCGCCGCGATCGGGGCGGCGGCAGCAATTTCCGGAAGCGGACAGGGCAGGGTGGTTTTCGCCCGAGGCGGCGATACCAAAGCTCGCCAAGGGGCAGGCGCCGATCATCGGCGCGCTGCTTGAACGGCTGGGCGAAAAGCCTATTTGA
- the rplK gene encoding 50S ribosomal protein L11, translating to MAKKITGYLKLQVAAGSATPSPPIGPALGQRGLNIMEFCKAFNAATQEMEKGAPTPVVITIYADKSFTFETKLPPVTYFLKKAMSLKSGSKLPGKESAGTITQAQIREIAEKKLKDLNAYDVDAAMTMIAGSARSMGLQVEG from the coding sequence ATGGCAAAGAAAATCACCGGCTATCTGAAGCTTCAGGTGGCAGCCGGCTCGGCGACCCCGTCGCCCCCGATCGGTCCCGCTCTCGGTCAGCGCGGCCTGAACATCATGGAATTCTGCAAGGCCTTCAACGCGGCTACGCAGGAAATGGAAAAGGGTGCCCCGACCCCGGTCGTGATCACCATCTACGCCGACAAGAGCTTCACCTTCGAGACGAAGCTCCCGCCGGTCACCTACTTCCTCAAGAAGGCCATGAGCCTCAAGTCGGGTTCCAAGCTTCCGGGCAAGGAATCGGCTGGCACGATCACGCAGGCCCAGATCCGCGAGATCGCCGAGAAGAAGTTGAAGGATCTCAACGCCTATGACGTTGATGCCGCTATGACCATGATCGCGGGCTCTGCCCGTTCGATGGGTCTGCAGGTCGAGGGTTAA
- the nusG gene encoding transcription termination/antitermination protein NusG has protein sequence MAKRWYIVQAYSNFERKVAESIREKVAQNKLEHLFEDVIVPTEKVVEIRRGRKVDTERKFFPGYVLVKMDMTDQAFHLIKNTPKVTGFLGSGDKPMPISENEAMAILQQVQEGVEHPKPSVSFEVGEQVRVSDGPFASFNGVVEEVDEERSRLKVEVSIFGRPTPVELEYGQVEKV, from the coding sequence ATGGCCAAGCGCTGGTACATTGTTCAGGCGTATAGCAACTTCGAACGCAAGGTCGCAGAGTCGATCCGCGAGAAGGTTGCGCAGAACAAGCTCGAGCACCTGTTCGAGGACGTGATCGTTCCGACCGAGAAGGTCGTCGAGATCCGTCGCGGCCGCAAGGTCGACACCGAGCGCAAGTTCTTCCCCGGCTACGTGCTGGTGAAGATGGACATGACCGATCAGGCGTTCCACCTGATCAAGAATACCCCCAAGGTCACGGGTTTCCTGGGCTCCGGCGACAAGCCGATGCCGATCTCGGAAAACGAGGCCATGGCCATCCTGCAGCAGGTGCAGGAAGGCGTCGAGCATCCCAAGCCCTCCGTCTCGTTCGAGGTCGGCGAGCAGGTTCGCGTCTCCGACGGCCCCTTCGCCAGCTTCAACGGCGTGGTCGAGGAAGTGGACGAGGAGCGTTCGCGCCTCAAGGTGGAAGTTTCGATCTTCGGGCGCCCGACGCCCGTGGAGCTGGAATACGGTCAGGTCGAGAAGGTTTGA
- the rplA gene encoding 50S ribosomal protein L1, with protein sequence MAHVGKRIEKAREGIDRKKLYGLDEAVKMVKARATAKFDESIEVAFNLGVDPRHADQMVRGVVNLPNGTGKHVRVAVFARDAKAEEARKAGAEVVGAEDLVDQIQGGTINFDRVIATPDMMPLVGRLGKILGPRNLMPNPKVGTVTPDVAGAVKAAKGGAVEFRVEKAGILHAGVGKASFSEEALLQNIKAFADAVNRAKPSGAKGTYMKRVAVSSTQGPGVHVEPSSVL encoded by the coding sequence ATGGCACACGTTGGTAAGCGCATTGAGAAGGCCCGCGAGGGCATCGATCGCAAGAAGCTTTATGGCCTCGATGAAGCCGTCAAGATGGTGAAGGCTCGCGCCACCGCCAAGTTCGACGAGTCGATCGAAGTCGCCTTCAACCTGGGTGTCGATCCGCGTCACGCAGACCAGATGGTCCGCGGCGTGGTGAACCTGCCCAACGGCACCGGCAAGCACGTTCGCGTGGCGGTTTTCGCTCGCGACGCCAAGGCCGAAGAAGCCCGCAAGGCTGGTGCTGAAGTCGTCGGCGCCGAGGACCTGGTCGATCAGATCCAGGGCGGCACGATCAACTTCGACCGCGTGATCGCAACCCCGGACATGATGCCGCTCGTCGGCCGCCTGGGTAAGATCCTCGGCCCGCGCAACCTGATGCCGAACCCGAAGGTGGGTACGGTTACCCCGGATGTCGCCGGCGCCGTCAAGGCCGCCAAGGGTGGCGCCGTGGAGTTCCGCGTCGAGAAGGCCGGTATCCTGCACGCCGGTGTCGGCAAGGCCTCGTTCAGCGAAGAAGCTCTTCTGCAGAACATCAAGGCTTTCGCGGACGCCGTGAACAGGGCCAAGCCGTCGGGCGCCAAGGGTACCTACATGAAGCGCGTTGCCGTTTCCTCGACCCAGGGTCCGGGCGTGCACGTGGAGCCGTCGTCGGTCCTCTAA
- the rplL gene encoding 50S ribosomal protein L7/L12: MADLAKLVDELSALTVLEASELSKLLEEKWGVSAAAPVAVAAAGAAAPAAAAEEKTEFDVILASFGDNKINVIKEVRAITGLGLGEAKALVEGAPKAIKEGASKAEAEDIKKKLEDAGAKVELK, encoded by the coding sequence ATGGCTGATCTCGCCAAACTCGTTGATGAACTGTCCGCCCTGACCGTCCTGGAAGCTTCCGAGCTGTCCAAGCTTCTCGAAGAGAAGTGGGGCGTTTCGGCTGCCGCTCCGGTCGCCGTCGCTGCTGCCGGCGCTGCCGCTCCGGCCGCCGCTGCCGAAGAAAAGACCGAATTCGATGTGATCCTCGCTTCGTTCGGCGACAACAAGATCAACGTGATCAAGGAAGTCCGCGCCATCACCGGTCTGGGCCTGGGCGAAGCCAAGGCTCTCGTCGAAGGCGCTCCGAAGGCCATCAAGGAAGGCGCTTCGAAGGCTGAAGCCGAAGACATCAAGAAGAAGCTGGAAGACGCCGGCGCCAAGGTCGAACTCAAGTAA
- a CDS encoding universal stress protein, with protein MYTHILIATDGSDLAAKGIDQGVRLAQKLGASVTVVTVTEPWVSIGTDATFGWGGYSNPLDEYEKASDESAKAILTKAKEAAAAIGADVKTLHIPNQYPADAIVNAAQELGADLIVMASHGRRGLGRLLLGSQATQVLTHSNVPVLIIK; from the coding sequence ATGTATACTCATATTCTCATTGCGACCGACGGCAGCGATCTGGCGGCAAAGGGCATCGACCAGGGCGTACGTCTGGCCCAGAAACTGGGCGCCAGCGTGACCGTTGTCACCGTTACCGAGCCCTGGGTCTCCATCGGCACCGACGCCACCTTCGGCTGGGGCGGCTATTCCAACCCGCTCGACGAATACGAGAAGGCCAGCGACGAGTCCGCCAAGGCTATCCTGACCAAGGCCAAGGAAGCTGCCGCCGCCATCGGCGCCGACGTCAAGACACTCCATATTCCCAATCAATATCCCGCCGATGCCATCGTCAACGCTGCTCAGGAACTGGGCGCCGACCTCATCGTCATGGCCTCCCACGGCCGCCGCGGTCTCGGCCGCCTGCTGCTCGGCAGCCAGGCCACGCAGGTCCTAACCCACAGCAACGTGCCCGTGCTCATCATCAAATAG